From a single Kitasatospora azatica KCTC 9699 genomic region:
- a CDS encoding asparaginase has protein sequence MARIVVISTGGTIASRWQGAGFAAEARGHEVMDTADVPDGVTLEVVDLFSVNSPRLTTAHQLTLLRTVHEVLADPGVDGIVVTHGTDTLEETAFLVDLHHDDPRPVVFTGAQLPLDAADGDGPGNLHDALVTAASVRDLGVLVVFDGKVHAARGTVKTQTLAADAFADPSGHRIGDVGFGRVSVLRLPQRPAALPLPELPGSAPRVDLVMHHSDGDPVLFNASVAAGAQGIVLVATGAGNATPEIVAAVAAARARGVLVALTTRVAAGPVAEIYTHGGAVDLVAAGAVPTGTLRAGQARIAVLSTLLAAPRDEQGGAQRGEQTGEQRAAVLRSLLDESPSAELLHN, from the coding sequence ATGGCGCGGATCGTCGTCATCAGCACCGGCGGCACGATAGCCAGCCGCTGGCAGGGTGCGGGCTTCGCCGCCGAGGCCCGCGGCCACGAGGTCATGGACACGGCCGACGTGCCGGACGGCGTCACCCTCGAGGTGGTCGACCTCTTCAGTGTCAACAGCCCGCGGCTGACCACCGCCCACCAGCTCACCCTGCTGCGCACCGTGCACGAGGTGCTCGCCGACCCCGGCGTGGACGGCATCGTGGTCACCCACGGCACCGACACCCTGGAGGAGACCGCCTTCCTGGTCGACCTCCACCACGACGACCCCCGCCCGGTGGTCTTCACCGGCGCCCAGCTCCCGCTGGACGCGGCGGACGGCGACGGACCCGGCAACCTGCACGACGCCCTGGTCACCGCCGCGAGCGTGCGCGACCTCGGCGTGCTGGTGGTCTTCGACGGCAAGGTGCACGCCGCCCGCGGCACCGTGAAGACCCAGACGCTGGCCGCCGACGCCTTCGCCGACCCGTCCGGCCACCGGATCGGCGACGTCGGCTTCGGCCGGGTCAGCGTGCTGCGCCTGCCGCAGCGCCCGGCCGCCCTGCCGCTGCCCGAACTGCCCGGCAGCGCGCCGCGGGTCGACCTGGTGATGCACCACTCCGACGGTGACCCGGTGCTGTTCAACGCCTCGGTGGCGGCCGGCGCCCAGGGCATCGTGCTGGTCGCCACCGGCGCGGGCAACGCCACCCCGGAGATCGTCGCGGCCGTGGCCGCTGCCCGCGCCCGTGGCGTGCTGGTCGCCCTCACCACCCGGGTGGCGGCCGGCCCGGTCGCCGAGATCTACACCCACGGCGGCGCGGTCGACCTGGTCGCGGCCGGCGCCGTCCCGACCGGCACGCTGCGCGCGGGCCAGGCCCGGATCGCCGTGCTGAGCACCCTGCTGGCCGCGCCGCGAGACGAGCAGGGCGGTGCGCAGCGTGGTGAGCAGACCGGCGAGCAGCGGGCGGCGGTGCTGCGCTCGCTGCTGGACGAGAGCCCGTCAGCGGAGCTGCTGCACAACTGA